A stretch of DNA from Rhodoluna sp. KAS3:
GGTGTAAAAGACCTTCAGGTTTTTTTCGATGGCCAGGTGAATAGCAAACTCACCAATGATGGTCTTTCCGGCTCCGGTCGGCGCAGCAACCAGCACACCTTTACCGGCCGCCAGTGCCAAGCAGGACTTCTCCTGAAAGTCATCGAGTGGAAAATCCAACAGTTTTAGAAAACTATCCAGCGATGGCGCCTTAGCCTTCTTTTTGGCGAGGGCAAACCTTTCGGCCGCACTCAGCTCGATTTCACTCACAGGGTTTCCGTCAATTCTTTGTCTATTTTTGCGTCCCGTTTGGCACGTCGTTTGTCATTTATCGCTGTTACTGCGGCGGCTAAGAAATAGAGCGCAACCAGAGGAATCATGACCAAAAACATCGACATTGGGTCGGCGGTTGGGGTCGCCAGCGCGGCAATCAGCGCAATGACAAATACGGCGATTCGCCAGGAGTTCAGGATGTTCTTAGTAGTCAGTAACCCTGCAAAGTTGAGTAGCACTAGGACGACCGGAAGGACGAAGGCAATGCCGAAAACCAACAAGATTCGAATCGTGAAGAGAATGTATTCGTTGGCGTTGATCACGTTTGCCGTGCCGGTTGGCGTGAAGCCAATCAATGTAGCCACAAAGCTAGGCAGCGAAATCCAGGCAAGCCAGCACCCTGCAGCAAAAAGCGGAATGGCGCTGAATAGGAACCCAAGTGTGTAGCGACGCTCCTTTTGCTTCAGCCCTGGGGTGATAAAAGCCCAAAGGTTGTAAAGCCAAATTGGGCTGGTGAGCATAATGCCGAGGAAGATAGACACCTGCAGTTGAAGGTCAAATGCTCCGGCTACCGTGCCAATGTTCAGCGTTGCGTTGATGCCTCGCTCGGCTGCCAGTTCAACAATGGGGGCTTGTAGTACCTGAAAAACTGGCTCAAAAATTATCCAGCCGACAACGGTTCCGCCAAGAATAAACAGCGCCGACCAGAACAGTCGTTTTCTTAGTTCTTTGAGGTGACCTCCGAGGTTCATCTTGCCCTCGGGGTTGCGCTTTCTAGCCATAACTAACTAGGCCGGCGACTATTTGGTTTCAGGCTTTGTGCCCTCGCCGTTGGCGCCAGTGGTGGTGTCATCGCTCTTAATTTCTTTTTTGAAAATACGCAGTGACTGCGCGAGGCTCTTAGCCAAACCCGGAAGTTTCGGTCCGCCCCACAACAACATGACGATGACGAGGATGATGATCCATTCCCAGCCTTGTAGTCGCATCAGTGAAACCTGCTTTC
This window harbors:
- the tatC gene encoding twin-arginine translocase subunit TatC; this translates as MARKRNPEGKMNLGGHLKELRKRLFWSALFILGGTVVGWIIFEPVFQVLQAPIVELAAERGINATLNIGTVAGAFDLQLQVSIFLGIMLTSPIWLYNLWAFITPGLKQKERRYTLGFLFSAIPLFAAGCWLAWISLPSFVATLIGFTPTGTANVINANEYILFTIRILLVFGIAFVLPVVLVLLNFAGLLTTKNILNSWRIAVFVIALIAALATPTADPMSMFLVMIPLVALYFLAAAVTAINDKRRAKRDAKIDKELTETL
- a CDS encoding twin-arginine translocase TatA/TatE family subunit, producing MRLQGWEWIIILVIVMLLWGGPKLPGLAKSLAQSLRIFKKEIKSDDTTTGANGEGTKPETK